Below is a window of bacterium DNA.
GCTCTTCACCCTGCAACGAGGCCTCCCCATGGACAGTCCCAAAACGGGAACAGCCGCCGCGGCTGCCCCCATTGATTCAAACCCGCTACCTGATTATAAAAATGCCCGGCTCCCGATCGAGAAGCGGGTGGCCGACCTCCTGGGACGGATGACTCTGGAGGAGAAGGTCGCGCAGATGCTCTCCCTTTGGAAGCTGCGGGAAAAGATACTGATCCCGGGCTCCACGCAACTGAATCCCCAGGGGATCGAGGAGCTGTGCGGCAGGGGCATGGGTCAAATCACCCGGCCGAGCGACCTGAATGGCGGCCTCTCCCCCGAAGCGACCGCAGAGCTGACTAATACCCTGCAAAAATGGTTCATTGAAAACACCCGTCTCGGCATCCCGGTCATTTTCCACGAAGAGTGCCTCCACGGACTTGCCGCCAAGGAAGCGACCAGCTATCCCCAGCCGATCGGCCTCGCTTCCACATTTAATCCCCATCTGGTTGAAGAGATCTACAGCGCCACTGCCGAAGCTGCGCGCAGCCGGGGCATTCATTTGGCCCTGACGCCGGTTGTCGATGTCATGCGCGAGCCGCGCTGGGGGCGTGTCGAGGAGACCTACGGCGAAGATCCCTACTTGGCAGCCCAGCTCGGCACGGCAGCGGTCAAAGGCTTTCAGGGGGATGGTGAGTTCAAGGACAAAAAGCATGTGCTGGCCACTCTCAAGCATTTCACCGGTCATGGCGAGCCGGAATCGGGTTCGAACATTGGCCCGGCGAACATCTCCGAACGCGTCCTGCGTGATATCTTTTTCTATCCCTTCCGACAGGTGATCAAAAAGGCGCAGCCCGCGGCCATCATGCCCTCTTACAACGAAATCGACGGTCTGCCCTCCCATGCCAATGTCTGGCTACTGCAACAGGTGCTGCGCGAGGAATGGGGCTATACCGGGATGCTGGTGTCCGATTATTTCGCGATCACCGAGCTCTATATGAATCCCATCAGCGTCAGCCACGGGGTCGCCGAGAACAAGACGGAGGCGGCTTTGTTGGCAGCCAGAGCCGGTGTCAATATCGAGCTGCCGGACATGGACTGTTACCCCCATCTCGTCGAGCTTGTGCACTCCGGCCGGCTCGCCGAAAAAGAAATTGATACCCTCGTCCGCCCCCTGCTCTATTACAAATTCAAGCTGGGTCTTTTCGAGGATCCCTATGTCGATCCGGCGCAGATTCGCAACGAAGAGCGTCTGCTGCGGGAGCGGAGCCTGGCGCTGCGCGCCGCCCGCGAAACCATCATCCTGTTAAAAAATGAGGGCGATTTCTTGCCACTCGATTCTACCAGGGCGACCA
It encodes the following:
- a CDS encoding glycoside hydrolase family 3 N-terminal domain-containing protein produces the protein MDSPKTGTAAAAAPIDSNPLPDYKNARLPIEKRVADLLGRMTLEEKVAQMLSLWKLREKILIPGSTQLNPQGIEELCGRGMGQITRPSDLNGGLSPEATAELTNTLQKWFIENTRLGIPVIFHEECLHGLAAKEATSYPQPIGLASTFNPHLVEEIYSATAEAARSRGIHLALTPVVDVMREPRWGRVEETYGEDPYLAAQLGTAAVKGFQGDGEFKDKKHVLATLKHFTGHGEPESGSNIGPANISERVLRDIFFYPFRQVIKKAQPAAIMPSYNEIDGLPSHANVWLLQQVLREEWGYTGMLVSDYFAITELYMNPISVSHGVAENKTEAALLAARAGVNIELPDMDCYPHLVELVHSGRLAEKEIDTLVRPLLYYKFKLGLFEDPYVDPAQIRNEERLLRERSLALRAARETIILLKNEGDFLPLDSTRATTLAVIGPNADRKLLGGYSGEPKYYRSVLEGIIEKAGKTTRILYSEGCKITVGGSWNQDEIVLPDPEENRKAIAEAARVAQQADLVIMALGGNEQTSREAWATNHLGDRTSLDLIGQQNDLVKAIQATGKPIVLLLFNGRPNSITAIAAAKEIPAILECWYLGQETGYAVADVLFGDYNPGGKLPVSIPRSVGHIPCFYNHKPSARRGYVFDDISPLYPFGFGKSYTTFAFSNIRLEKPVIQVGESTTLHVDIRNTGKRTGTEVVQMYIRDLFSSVTRPVKELRGFCKLELAPGESRSVALPITPDDLAFTAVDKVHKVEPGEFEIMVGSSSRDEDLTRVKLTVK